GCGCCGAGCCCGCGCGCCGGCTTTGAAATGGCGGTGCTGCGCATGCTCGCGTTCCGCCCGGCCGCCGCCGTGCCGCCGGTGCCGCGTGATCCGGGTGCCGGTACCGACGCGGGCGCCGGCTCGCGCGGGAGCGAGCAGGGCGGCCTCGCCGCTGCGCCGGCTGCCGTGGCGGCGCCAGTCGCTGTGCCTGCACCGGTGGCCGCCGCAGCGCCCGTCGTTGCGCCTGCAATGGCGGTGGCGCCTCTCGCGCCGACCCCTGCACCGGTCGTGCCGAAACCGACACCTGCATCGATGGTCGAAGCGGCCGCCGATGACGACCTGCCGCCGTGGCACCAGGCCGGCGCCGACGAGCGCGACGAGGCCCTGGCGGTGGAACTGGCCTGCCCCGACGCGGCCATGGCCGCGCCCTGGGAAGCGCCGCCGGTTCGACCGGCAGCGCCGGCTCCCGCCGCAGCACCCATGCCGCCGCAGCGCCCGCAGGGTATTTCCCTGACGCCCGCGTCGGCGAGTGCTCCGTCTGCCCCGCAGGGCGGCACGGTCGCCCTGACCTCGGCCGAAACCTGGCTGGAGCTGGTCGCCCAGAGCCAGCTGAATGGTCCCTCCCGGCAGCTCGCCGCGCACGCGGCGTTCGTCGGATTCCAGCACGGTGTCTTGAAACTGGCGGTATCGCCCGGATTTGAGTACCTGTGTTCGGACCGATCGCTGGCGGCCCTGACCGAGGCGCTGTCTGGCCCGCTCGGAACGACCCCGAAGATCGTGATCGAACATGGCAACGCCGAGGCCGAAACGCTGCACCAGCGTTCCGACCGCCAGCGTGGCGAACGACAGCAGGCGGCCGAAGCCGCCTTCATGGCCGACCCGTCGGTGCAGCTGCTGATCCAGCAGCATGGCGCGCGGGTCGTGACCGATTCCATCCGTCCTTTTGAAGAGTAAGACGACATGCGCGGCAACATCGCCCAACTGATGCAGCAGGCCCAGAAGATGCAGGAAAACCTGCAGAAGGCCCAGGAAGAACTCGCCAAGCTGGAAGTCACCGGCACCGCCGGCGGCGGCATGGTCAGCGTGACCCTGACCGGCGCCAAGGAGTGCCGCAAGGTGCGTATCGATCCGTCGATCCTGTCCGATGCGGAAATGACCGAAGACCTGGTGGCGGCCGCGTTCAACGACGCCTCCAACAAGATCGACGCCGAATCCAAGAACCGCATGGGCTCGGCCACCGCCGGCATGCAGCTGCCGCCCGGCATGAAGCTGCCGTTCTAAGCGTGAGCCTGCCCCTGCTCGAGCAGCTGATCGAGGCCTTCCGGGTCCTGCCGGGGGTCGGCCAGAAGACCGCCCAGCGCATGGCCTACCACGTGCTCGAACGCGAGCGCGACGGTGGCCAGAAGCTGGCCGAGGTGCTGGCCAAGGCGATTGAACGCATTGGCCACTGCGCGCAGTGCCGCGACTTCAGCGAAACCGAGGTCTGCGCGGTATGCGCCAATGGCAGCCGCGAACGCCAGCAGCTGTGCGCGGTGGAATCGCCGGCCGACCGCCTGGCGATCGAAACCGCCACCGGCTTCCGCGGTGTCTACTTCGTCCTGCAGGGGCGGTTGTCCCCGCTGGACGGAGTGGGCCCGCGCGAACTCGGGTTGGACCAGCTGGAAGCGAGACTGGGGCAGGGCGAGGTGCAGGAGCTGATCATCGCCACCAGCGCCACCGTTGAAGGCGAGGCGACCGCGCACTACCTAGCGCAGCTGGCCCGCGCCCACAAGGTGCGGCCGAGCCGGCTGGCGCAGGGCCTGCCGCTGGGCGGCGAGCTGGAGTATGTGGATCGCGGCACGTTGTCGCATGCATTCGGTAGCCGTACCGAAGTCGAATGACGAGGGAACTCATGAGCCAGGACACCCTGTTCGGAAAGATCATCCGCCGCGAGATTCCGGCCACCATCGTCTATGAGGACGATGAGGTGCTGGGCTTCAAGGACATCGCGCCGCAGGCGCCGGTGCACGTGCTGTTCATTCCGAAGAACGACGCCATTCCCACCCTCGATGACGTGCAGCCCTCGCAGGCGCACCTGATCGGCAAGCTGGCGATGGCGGCGGCCGAATACGCCCGCTGCGAAGGTTTCGCGCAGGACGGCTACCGCATCGTGATGAACTGTCGCGAACATGCCGGGCAGACGGTGTTCCATATCCACCTGCATCTGTTGGCAGGGGCGCAGCTGGGCCACTTCGGGACCTGAAAAAAAAACGCCGCTGGAAAGCGGCGCTTTTTCTGAATCGTTTACCACCAGCCCCAGCCGCGATAGCCCCAGCCCGGACCCCAACCCGGGCCCCACGGGCCGTACGGGTAGACGGGTACTACATCGACCTGGCGCTGTTCCGGCCACAGGTAGATCACGTCGGCTTCCAGCTTCGGCAGGCGGTAGTCGTAGTCGCCGATGCGGGTGTTTTCGTAGCCGGCGATCTTGCCGATGAAGGTCACGTCACGGCCTTCCTCGAACACGGCCGGGTCGTAGAAGCCGGCGCGGCAGGCCACGAAGCGGCCGTCGCTGGCGTCGTTGGACGAGGTGTTCGGGCGGCCGCTGCCGTTGAGCGGGCGCGACAGCAGCTGGAAGCAGGTCTGGCCCTGGCCCGGCGTGGTTTCGATGATGCGGCCGCCCCAGCGCACCGGCGTACCGACCTGCTGGGTGGCGACCGAATCGCGCGGGCTGACCACGCTGAACTGTCCCTGCAGCGGTTTGGGGGCCGTGGCACAGGCGGCCAGCGCCAGCGACGCGGCAAGGGGAAGCAGGATCTTGACGTTCATGATGTTGCTCCAGTGGACGGGCGATGCCTGTGCAGGTCACGCACGAGAGAAGGGTCGAGCTTTGCGCCAGCGTAGCGCGCCTGAACGAAACGCTGGCTGAGCGAAATCAGCGCCGGGTCGGGGCGCTGCCGGTGGACGCGCTGCGCCCAGTCCGTGGCGGTTTCTGCAGGTTCCCTGGCCAGGTCATGCCGCGCGTAACGCCGCCCCAGCCGGTGCCAGGCCCGCAACAGCGGATCGCGCTCGCGCTCCCCGCGGGCCAGCAGCCATGCCATCCAGCCTAGCGCAGCGCCTGCGAAGGCAAT
This portion of the Stenotrophomonas aracearum genome encodes:
- a CDS encoding YbaB/EbfC family nucleoid-associated protein, with the translated sequence MRGNIAQLMQQAQKMQENLQKAQEELAKLEVTGTAGGGMVSVTLTGAKECRKVRIDPSILSDAEMTEDLVAAAFNDASNKIDAESKNRMGSATAGMQLPPGMKLPF
- a CDS encoding histidine triad nucleotide-binding protein, whose translation is MSQDTLFGKIIRREIPATIVYEDDEVLGFKDIAPQAPVHVLFIPKNDAIPTLDDVQPSQAHLIGKLAMAAAEYARCEGFAQDGYRIVMNCREHAGQTVFHIHLHLLAGAQLGHFGT
- the recR gene encoding recombination mediator RecR is translated as MSLPLLEQLIEAFRVLPGVGQKTAQRMAYHVLERERDGGQKLAEVLAKAIERIGHCAQCRDFSETEVCAVCANGSRERQQLCAVESPADRLAIETATGFRGVYFVLQGRLSPLDGVGPRELGLDQLEARLGQGEVQELIIATSATVEGEATAHYLAQLARAHKVRPSRLAQGLPLGGELEYVDRGTLSHAFGSRTEVE
- a CDS encoding Slp family lipoprotein, translating into MNVKILLPLAASLALAACATAPKPLQGQFSVVSPRDSVATQQVGTPVRWGGRIIETTPGQGQTCFQLLSRPLNGSGRPNTSSNDASDGRFVACRAGFYDPAVFEEGRDVTFIGKIAGYENTRIGDYDYRLPKLEADVIYLWPEQRQVDVVPVYPYGPWGPGWGPGWGYRGWGWW